Proteins co-encoded in one Mycobacterium mantenii genomic window:
- the fadD2 gene encoding long-chain-fatty-acid--CoA ligase FadD2, producing the protein MPNLLGLPAQAAAKVQQYVERGSAELHYVRKIFESGAFRIEPPQNYAAMAADIYKWGEFGMLPALNARRHPDRAACIDEEGEFSFKELDEAAHAVANGLLKMGVKGGDGVAILARNTRWFLIAYFGAARVGARIILLNSEFSGPQIKEVSEREGAKLIIYDDEYTKAVSKAEPELGKLRALGTNPDADESSGSKDETLADLIERSSSEPAPKASKHSSIIILTSGTTGTPKGANRSTPPTLAPVGGILSHVPFKAGEVTSLPAPMFHALGFLHGTIAMFLGSTLVLRRKFKPPLVLEDIEKYKVTAMVVVPVMLSRILDAVEKMDKKPDLSSLKIVFVSGSALGADLAERGLKDLGPVIYNMYGSTEIAFATIAEPKHLEYNSSTVGPVVKGVRVKIYDDNGKELPQGEVGRIFVGNAFPFEGYTGGGKKQIIDGLLSSGDVGYFDENGLLFISGRDDEMIVSGGENVFPAEVEDLITGHPDVTEATAIGVEDKEWGHRLRAFVVKKDGADLDEDTVKHYVRDHLARYKVPREVVFLDELPRNPTGKILKRELREMEVD; encoded by the coding sequence ATGCCTAACCTCCTCGGTCTGCCCGCTCAGGCCGCCGCAAAAGTTCAGCAGTACGTCGAACGCGGCTCCGCCGAGCTGCACTACGTGCGCAAGATCTTCGAATCGGGCGCATTCCGGATCGAGCCGCCGCAGAACTACGCCGCGATGGCCGCCGACATCTACAAGTGGGGCGAGTTCGGCATGTTGCCGGCGCTGAATGCCAGGCGCCATCCCGACCGAGCCGCCTGCATCGATGAGGAGGGCGAGTTTTCCTTCAAGGAGCTCGACGAGGCCGCGCACGCGGTGGCCAACGGGCTACTCAAGATGGGCGTCAAGGGCGGTGATGGCGTCGCCATCCTGGCCCGTAACACTCGCTGGTTCCTGATCGCCTACTTTGGCGCCGCCCGGGTGGGCGCCCGCATCATCCTGCTCAACAGCGAGTTCTCCGGACCGCAAATCAAGGAGGTGTCGGAGCGCGAGGGCGCCAAACTGATCATCTACGACGACGAATACACCAAGGCCGTCAGCAAGGCCGAGCCGGAACTGGGCAAGCTGCGGGCGCTTGGGACGAACCCCGACGCCGACGAATCCTCCGGTAGCAAGGACGAGACGCTGGCCGACCTGATCGAGCGCAGCAGCTCCGAGCCCGCCCCCAAGGCGAGCAAGCACTCGTCGATCATCATCCTGACCAGCGGTACCACCGGCACCCCCAAGGGCGCGAACCGCAGCACCCCGCCGACCCTGGCGCCGGTCGGGGGCATCCTGTCGCACGTTCCGTTCAAGGCCGGCGAGGTGACGTCGCTGCCGGCGCCGATGTTCCACGCGCTCGGTTTCCTGCACGGCACGATCGCGATGTTCCTGGGCTCGACGCTGGTGCTGCGCCGGAAATTCAAGCCGCCCCTGGTGTTAGAGGACATCGAGAAGTACAAGGTGACCGCCATGGTGGTGGTGCCAGTGATGCTGTCGCGGATCCTCGATGCCGTCGAAAAGATGGACAAGAAGCCCGACCTGTCCAGCCTGAAGATCGTGTTCGTGTCCGGGTCGGCGCTGGGTGCCGACCTGGCCGAACGGGGGCTCAAGGACCTCGGCCCGGTCATCTACAACATGTACGGCTCGACCGAGATCGCGTTCGCGACCATCGCCGAGCCCAAGCACCTGGAGTACAACTCGTCGACCGTCGGCCCGGTCGTCAAGGGTGTGCGCGTCAAGATCTATGACGACAACGGTAAGGAGCTGCCGCAGGGCGAGGTCGGCCGCATCTTCGTCGGCAACGCCTTCCCGTTCGAGGGCTACACCGGCGGTGGCAAGAAGCAGATCATCGACGGGCTGTTGTCCTCGGGTGACGTGGGGTACTTCGACGAGAACGGCCTGCTGTTCATCAGCGGGCGCGATGACGAGATGATCGTCTCCGGCGGCGAGAACGTCTTCCCGGCGGAGGTCGAAGACCTCATCACCGGGCACCCGGACGTCACGGAGGCCACCGCGATCGGCGTCGAAGACAAGGAATGGGGCCACCGGCTGCGCGCGTTCGTGGTGAAGAAGGACGGTGCCGACCTCGACGAGGACACCGTCAAGCACTACGTACGCGACCACTTGGCCCGCTACAAGGTGCCCCGCGAGGTCGTCTTCCTCGACGAGCTGCCGCGCAACCCGACAGGCAAGATCCTCAAGCGCGAGCTGCGCGAAATGGAGGTCGACTAG
- a CDS encoding DNA polymerase domain-containing protein, translating into MNRMTRPVSLEVAGRQVTITHPDKVVFPRVSGRETTSSFSGPYTKLDLVRYYLSVADGALRGVAGRPMILKRFVKGVTEEAVFQKRAPAKRPDWVDVAELRYARGTSAAEAVIHDAAGLAWAINLGCVDLNPHPVLADDLDHPDELRVDLDPMPGVSWRRIVNVALVAREVLEDYGLTAWPKTSGSRGFHVYARIAPRWEFRQVRLAAQTVAREVERRVPDAATSRWWKEEREGVFVDFNQNAKDRTVASAYSVRATPDARVSTPLRWDEVADCRPEAFTIETVPARFADIGDPWAGMDDAVGELDRLLVLAEEMGPPERAPKGSGKRGSGAAGRRQSKMPLIEIARTKTKDEAMAALDVWRDRYPAVAGQLEPVDVLVDGMRGPSSIWYRIRINLQHVPEDQRPPQEGLIADYSPWDGYGGKQQPSS; encoded by the coding sequence ATGAACCGCATGACCCGTCCGGTTTCGCTGGAGGTGGCCGGGCGCCAGGTGACCATCACCCATCCGGACAAGGTGGTGTTCCCCCGCGTGAGCGGCCGCGAAACCACCAGCTCTTTTTCGGGCCCCTACACCAAGCTCGACCTGGTCCGCTATTACCTGTCGGTGGCCGACGGCGCGCTGCGCGGCGTGGCCGGTCGACCGATGATCCTGAAGCGCTTCGTCAAGGGCGTCACCGAAGAGGCGGTGTTTCAGAAGCGCGCCCCGGCCAAACGGCCCGACTGGGTCGACGTTGCCGAACTGCGTTATGCGCGGGGCACTTCCGCGGCCGAGGCGGTGATCCACGATGCCGCGGGACTGGCCTGGGCGATCAACCTGGGATGCGTCGATCTCAACCCGCATCCGGTGCTGGCCGACGACCTCGATCACCCCGACGAACTGCGGGTCGATTTGGATCCGATGCCCGGGGTCTCCTGGCGGCGCATCGTGAACGTCGCGCTGGTGGCCCGCGAGGTGCTCGAGGACTACGGCCTGACGGCCTGGCCGAAGACGTCGGGATCGCGCGGCTTTCACGTCTATGCCCGCATCGCCCCGCGCTGGGAGTTTCGCCAGGTGCGGCTGGCCGCGCAGACCGTCGCCCGGGAGGTCGAGCGGCGCGTGCCCGACGCGGCGACCAGCCGCTGGTGGAAGGAAGAACGCGAAGGGGTGTTCGTCGACTTCAACCAGAACGCGAAGGACCGCACCGTCGCATCGGCGTACTCGGTGCGCGCGACCCCGGACGCCCGGGTCTCGACCCCGCTGCGGTGGGACGAGGTCGCCGACTGCCGGCCCGAGGCGTTCACCATCGAGACCGTGCCCGCCCGGTTCGCCGACATCGGTGACCCCTGGGCGGGAATGGACGACGCCGTCGGCGAGCTCGACCGGCTTCTGGTGTTGGCCGAGGAAATGGGCCCGCCCGAACGCGCGCCGAAAGGGTCGGGGAAACGCGGCAGCGGAGCAGCAGGCCGGAGACAATCGAAGATGCCGCTGATCGAGATCGCCCGCACCAAGACCAAGGACGAGGCGATGGCGGCGCTGGACGTCTGGCGCGACCGCTATCCCGCGGTGGCCGGCCAGCTGGAGCCGGTCGACGTCCTGGTCGACGGGATGCGCGGGCCCAGTTCGATCTGGTACCGGATCCGGATCAACCTGCAGCACGTTCCCGAGGACCAACGGCCACCCCAGGAAGGGCTGATCGCCGACTACAGCCCCTGGGACGGATACGGCGGGAAGCAGCAGCCGTCGAGCTGA
- a CDS encoding NarK family nitrate/nitrite MFS transporter, with protein MTTTIRPVTQPAPPRERHTGRHWIDDWRPEDPEFWETTGKPIARRNLVFSIFAEHVGFSVWMLWSIAVVHMTAGAHGHPAASGWALTASQALCLVAVPSGVGAFLRLPYTFAVPLFGGRNWTTISAALLLIPCLLLAWAVSHPGIPFGVLVAIAATAGFGGGNFASSMANISFFYPEKDKGWALGLNAAGGNIGVAVVQRIIPPIVIAGGGMALSRAGLFYVPLAVVAALCAFLFMNNLTEAKADVKPVFESLRHPDTWIMSLLYIGTFGSFIGYSAAFPTLLKTVFGRGDIALAWAFLGAGIGSIIRPLGGKLADRIGGARITAASFVMLAIGAAAALWSVKAVNLPGFFASFMFLFVATGIGNGSTYRMISRIFKIKGELGGGDPDTMVAMRRQAAGALGVISAVGAFGGFVVPLAYAWSKSEFGSIEPALRFYIVFFLGLLGVTWYCYLRRHNAITRVGI; from the coding sequence ATGACCACGACCATCAGGCCGGTAACGCAGCCCGCGCCGCCGCGCGAGCGTCATACGGGACGGCACTGGATCGATGACTGGCGGCCCGAAGACCCCGAATTCTGGGAGACCACCGGCAAGCCGATCGCTCGCCGAAACCTGGTCTTCTCGATCTTCGCCGAACACGTCGGATTCAGCGTGTGGATGTTGTGGAGCATCGCGGTGGTGCACATGACGGCGGGGGCGCACGGGCACCCGGCCGCGTCCGGGTGGGCGCTGACCGCCAGCCAGGCCCTGTGCCTGGTCGCCGTGCCCAGCGGTGTCGGGGCATTCCTGCGGTTGCCCTACACGTTCGCGGTCCCGCTGTTCGGCGGCCGCAACTGGACGACGATCTCGGCGGCGCTGCTGCTCATCCCGTGCCTGCTGCTGGCGTGGGCAGTCAGCCATCCCGGCATCCCGTTCGGCGTCCTGGTGGCGATCGCGGCTACCGCCGGCTTCGGCGGCGGCAACTTCGCCTCATCGATGGCCAACATCTCGTTCTTCTACCCGGAGAAGGACAAGGGCTGGGCGCTGGGCCTGAACGCGGCCGGCGGCAACATCGGCGTGGCGGTGGTGCAAAGGATCATCCCGCCCATCGTCATCGCCGGCGGCGGGATGGCGCTGTCGCGGGCCGGACTGTTCTATGTGCCGCTGGCCGTGGTGGCCGCGCTCTGCGCGTTCCTGTTCATGAACAACCTCACCGAGGCCAAGGCCGACGTGAAGCCGGTGTTTGAGTCGCTGCGGCACCCCGACACCTGGATCATGTCGCTGCTGTACATCGGCACCTTCGGATCGTTCATCGGCTACTCGGCGGCGTTCCCGACCCTGCTCAAGACGGTGTTCGGGCGCGGTGACATCGCCCTGGCGTGGGCCTTCCTGGGCGCCGGCATCGGCTCGATCATCCGGCCCCTCGGCGGCAAGCTGGCCGACCGGATCGGTGGCGCCCGCATCACCGCCGCCAGCTTCGTCATGCTGGCGATCGGGGCGGCGGCGGCGCTGTGGTCGGTGAAGGCGGTCAACCTGCCGGGATTCTTCGCCAGCTTCATGTTCCTGTTCGTCGCCACCGGCATCGGCAACGGCTCGACCTACCGGATGATCTCGCGGATCTTCAAGATCAAGGGCGAGCTGGGCGGGGGCGACCCCGACACCATGGTGGCCATGCGCCGGCAGGCCGCCGGTGCGCTGGGCGTCATCTCGGCGGTGGGTGCCTTCGGTGGCTTCGTGGTTCCGCTGGCGTACGCGTGGTCGAAGTCGGAGTTCGGCAGCATCGAACCGGCGTTGCGGTTCTACATCGTGTTCTTCCTCGGCCTGCTCGGCGTCACCTGGTACTGCTACCTGCGCAGGCACAACGCGATAACGCGGGTGGGGATCTGA
- a CDS encoding acyl-CoA-like ligand-binding transcription factor has protein sequence MQVTEAPLGLRERKKIKTRRAIRREAFRLIEENGFAATTVEQIAEAADVSPSTFFRYFPSKESLLLADDLDPLILEALKSQPRDLSPARAFRGAYAAVMAQLPDDQLEFESTRQRLMFSIPELKAAMYDEYYRTVTVAAEAIAHRIGRAPDDFEVRVFAGALTGAMMAAFDSAPKTAETIYRALDFMDAGMPLG, from the coding sequence ATGCAGGTGACTGAGGCTCCCCTGGGCCTGCGGGAGCGCAAGAAGATCAAGACCCGCCGCGCCATCAGGCGCGAGGCGTTTCGCCTGATCGAGGAGAACGGCTTCGCCGCGACCACCGTCGAACAGATCGCCGAGGCGGCCGACGTGTCGCCGAGCACCTTCTTCCGTTATTTCCCGTCCAAGGAATCGCTGCTGCTCGCCGACGACCTCGACCCGCTGATCCTCGAGGCGCTGAAGTCCCAGCCGCGCGACCTATCGCCGGCGCGGGCCTTCCGCGGCGCCTATGCGGCCGTCATGGCCCAGCTGCCGGACGACCAGCTGGAGTTCGAGAGCACCCGGCAGCGCCTGATGTTTTCGATACCCGAGCTCAAGGCGGCGATGTACGACGAGTACTACCGCACCGTGACGGTGGCCGCCGAGGCGATCGCGCACCGGATCGGCCGTGCCCCAGACGATTTCGAGGTCCGAGTGTTCGCCGGGGCGTTGACGGGCGCCATGATGGCGGCGTTCGACAGCGCACCGAAGACCGCCGAGACGATCTATCGCGCCCTGGATTTCATGGACGCCGGCATGCCGCTGGGCTGA
- a CDS encoding ABC transporter substrate-binding protein, giving the protein MRQGWNRRGFLQLAGAAGVAAIGGATAFSELLAGCSSDKPAPGAAPGSVTVTHLFGQTVIKEPPKRVVSAGYTEQDDLLAVGVVPIAVTNWFGDQPFAVWPWAAPKLNGAQPTVLNLDNGIPVDQIAGLKPDLIVAVNAGLDADTYQKLSAIAPTVAQSDGDAFFEPWKEQAGTVGQAVFQVDQMKSLIDGVDQKFTDIGKKNQQWTGKKALLMHGALWQGTVVATMAGWRTDFLNQMGLVVSDTIKPFGTDQRAVIPRDHIKSVLDSADVVIWTTQSPDDQKAILADPEVAGSLTTAQNRHIFTTKDQAGAIAFASPLSYPVIADQLPPLITKILG; this is encoded by the coding sequence ATGCGACAGGGATGGAATCGACGGGGATTCTTGCAGCTCGCAGGGGCTGCGGGGGTGGCCGCGATCGGCGGTGCGACCGCGTTCTCAGAGCTTTTGGCGGGGTGCTCTTCAGACAAACCCGCTCCGGGAGCCGCGCCGGGATCGGTGACGGTCACCCACCTGTTCGGTCAAACCGTCATCAAGGAACCACCCAAGCGGGTCGTCAGCGCCGGCTACACCGAGCAGGACGACCTGCTGGCGGTCGGCGTGGTGCCGATCGCGGTGACCAACTGGTTCGGTGATCAGCCCTTCGCTGTCTGGCCGTGGGCCGCACCCAAGCTCAACGGGGCGCAGCCGACGGTGTTGAACCTGGACAACGGAATTCCCGTCGACCAGATCGCCGGCCTCAAACCCGACCTGATCGTGGCCGTCAACGCCGGCCTGGACGCCGACACGTATCAGAAGCTGTCCGCGATCGCCCCAACCGTGGCGCAATCGGACGGCGACGCCTTCTTCGAACCGTGGAAAGAGCAGGCCGGCACCGTCGGTCAGGCGGTCTTCCAGGTCGACCAGATGAAGTCGTTGATCGACGGCGTCGACCAGAAGTTCACCGACATCGGCAAGAAGAATCAGCAATGGACCGGCAAGAAGGCGCTGCTGATGCACGGCGCGCTGTGGCAGGGCACCGTCGTCGCCACCATGGCGGGCTGGCGGACGGACTTCCTGAACCAGATGGGGCTGGTCGTCTCCGACACCATCAAACCCTTCGGCACCGATCAGCGCGCCGTCATCCCGCGCGATCACATCAAATCCGTGCTCGACTCCGCCGACGTGGTGATCTGGACGACCCAGAGCCCGGACGATCAGAAGGCGATACTGGCCGACCCCGAGGTGGCCGGGTCGCTCACCACCGCACAGAACCGCCACATCTTCACCACCAAGGACCAGGCCGGCGCGATCGCGTTCGCGTCGCCACTGAGCTACCCCGTCATCGCCGATCAACTGCCCCCGCTGATCACCAAGATCCTGGGCTAG
- a CDS encoding 5-oxoprolinase subunit B family protein yields the protein MSVTDLSGGLARDLPTELVGNTVVDYGDLALMVQCGSTAEVLAWADALRRAEIPGVVDVVPAARTVLVKLHDARRQGVIRQRLRKMGVAATGTADSERRADVVIDVVYDGPDLAEVAAHAGLTIPAVIDAHTATPWRVGFNGFAPGFAYLVDGDPRLRVPRRPEPRTSVPDGSVGLAGEFSAVYPRPSPGGWQLIGRTEAVLWDLQRPSPALLTQGVWVQFRAV from the coding sequence ATGAGCGTGACGGACCTTAGCGGCGGCCTGGCCCGCGACCTTCCGACGGAGCTGGTCGGCAACACCGTTGTGGACTACGGCGACCTGGCGCTGATGGTGCAATGCGGCAGTACCGCTGAGGTATTGGCGTGGGCGGACGCGCTGCGCCGCGCCGAGATCCCGGGCGTGGTCGATGTCGTCCCGGCGGCCCGCACGGTGCTGGTGAAGCTCCACGACGCGCGGCGCCAAGGGGTCATCCGTCAGCGGCTGCGCAAGATGGGCGTCGCCGCCACCGGGACCGCCGACTCGGAGCGCCGAGCCGACGTGGTCATCGACGTCGTCTACGACGGTCCGGACCTGGCCGAGGTTGCCGCCCACGCCGGGCTGACCATTCCCGCCGTGATCGACGCCCACACCGCCACGCCGTGGCGGGTCGGATTCAACGGATTCGCACCCGGTTTCGCGTATCTGGTGGACGGCGACCCGCGCCTGCGGGTGCCCCGCCGCCCGGAGCCGAGGACCTCGGTGCCGGACGGCTCCGTCGGCCTCGCCGGTGAGTTCAGCGCGGTGTATCCGCGACCGTCCCCGGGTGGCTGGCAACTCATCGGCCGCACCGAAGCGGTGCTGTGGGACCTGCAGAGACCGAGCCCGGCCTTGCTCACGCAGGGCGTGTGGGTGCAGTTCCGGGCCGTCTAG
- a CDS encoding 5-oxoprolinase/urea amidolyase family protein encodes MAMLEILRTGPLALVQDLGRPGLAHLGVSQSGAADRRAHKLANRLVANPDDRATVEITFGGFAARVSGGDVDIAVTGADTDPTVNGIKFGTNSLHHVRDGEVISLGAPRAGLRSYLAVRGGICVEPVLGSRSYDVMSAIGPSPLRAGDRLPIGEHTDAYPELDQAPVAAITAHVVELFVVPGPRDDWFVDPDRLVHTYWMASDRSDRVGMRLTGRPLQHCYPDRQLPSEGATRGAIQVPPNGLPVILGPDHPVTGGYPVIGVVVDEDVDKIAQVRPGQAVRLHWARPRSLVGAPSDAASWPVS; translated from the coding sequence GTGGCAATGCTGGAGATCCTCCGCACCGGACCGCTCGCCCTCGTCCAGGACCTGGGCCGTCCGGGACTGGCCCACCTAGGGGTGAGCCAGTCGGGGGCCGCCGACCGGCGGGCGCACAAGCTGGCCAACCGGCTCGTCGCCAACCCCGACGACCGTGCCACCGTGGAGATCACGTTCGGCGGTTTCGCGGCCCGGGTGTCCGGCGGCGACGTCGACATCGCGGTGACGGGCGCCGACACCGACCCCACCGTCAACGGAATCAAGTTCGGCACCAACAGCCTTCATCACGTGCGTGATGGCGAGGTGATCTCGCTGGGCGCCCCCCGCGCGGGCCTGCGCAGCTACCTGGCGGTCCGCGGCGGCATCTGCGTGGAGCCGGTGCTGGGCTCGCGCAGCTACGACGTGATGTCGGCCATCGGCCCGTCGCCGCTGCGGGCCGGCGACCGGCTGCCGATCGGCGAGCACACCGACGCCTACCCCGAACTGGACCAGGCGCCGGTCGCGGCCATCACCGCCCATGTCGTCGAGCTGTTCGTGGTCCCCGGACCGCGTGACGATTGGTTCGTCGATCCGGACCGCCTGGTGCACACCTATTGGATGGCGTCCGACCGCAGCGACCGGGTGGGAATGCGGTTGACCGGCCGGCCCCTGCAGCACTGCTACCCGGATCGGCAACTGCCCAGCGAGGGCGCCACCCGTGGCGCAATCCAGGTGCCGCCCAACGGTTTACCGGTCATCCTGGGGCCCGACCATCCGGTCACCGGTGGCTATCCGGTGATCGGCGTGGTGGTGGACGAGGACGTCGACAAGATTGCCCAGGTGCGACCCGGCCAGGCGGTGCGGCTGCACTGGGCTCGGCCCAGGTCTCTGGTGGGCGCCCCCTCCGACGCCGCGAGTTGGCCGGTTTCCTAA